The sequence CTTTGTAAGAAATTAAAATACGTTCTAAATGTTTTTTTGCTTCTTCTCTAAAATTAGGTATTGGAGCAATAAATCTAAGTTTGTTGTTTTTATCTCTGTAGAGATATTTGTTTTCTATCCCAACGATAGATTTTGCTTTCTGTTCGCCTTGCGTTTTTGCATTTAGATTGTTTAAATACTGTATATAAGCAGGTTTAGTAAAAGCGACAGTTAAAGCATCCATAGCATGATGGCGATGATCGTTTCGTTTAGACCAATCTTTTATTTTATATAAACGCTCTCCGTTTTTGCCTTTATCTTCATAAGTTAATCCTAGCTTGTCATATTTATTCCAATTCAGTTCTTTCATTACTTCAACTAGTTCCCAATCATCTCTTAACTTGTCGGTTACACTTCCTATAGTTCCAGTTACATTTCTAGCCACTTCCAGTAGAATTTCTTTTGCTTTTTTAGCAATGTATTGTGTTTCTCTCAATTGTCGATCTATAAAACCTTCTGGGATTTCATGGTCTGCCATTAAAAGTTTACTTTGTTTTGTTCTACTAATTTTTCCGTAAAAACTTTTTACTCTTTGTTCAAACTGTTCAAATTCCTCAGTTGGCAACTTTTCTTGTAAAAAACTATAAGCTGTTTTGTTGCTTTTATCAATATTCAATTGGCGTTCACAAATTGTTTTATTCGAAAAACTATCATCAAACAAACGCGATTTTGGAATAATATGTTCAATGTCATATTCCTTGGTAAATAACTTGGAAGCCTCTATGGGTTGTCCTGTATATAAGGAGATACCGTCTGTTTCTTTCCATAGTTTATATCTAATGATGTCATTACGTGTAACTCTTAGAATTCCAAATTCGGTATGTAATAATTTTCTAATTTTTTCGTGTTCCGCAGTTGCTTTGTTAATGCTATTCGTCATTTCTTTGCGTTGTTCGTTATTGTTTTTCAACTCACGAGCGAGTTCCACACGAATTTCATCGGGTTTACCCATCGTTGGGTCACTTATAATAGCATTAATTACATTAATCATTTGATTAAGAATTTTCTCAACCACAGGATTTCTCAAACTATTCTTTTTAAGAAGTTCTACTGTATCTTTTAAAACCCTATCATTATTTTGTTCCTTAGTTAAAGAAGAAGAATGGTTATAACCCGTTAGTAAACAAGCTTTATTATAAATATGACCATCCATTAAATGAGGTAGCACTTTTTTTATCGCTCTAGCACTCATACTCCCATAATCGGCTTGAAGCTTTATATTTAAAAGAAAAGGCAAATGTTCTTCTTTGAAACCAAATTTACTTTTTAAACTTTCCTTCAATTTATCATCATCTTCTGCAGCATATAATAAATGCCATAATTGATAATATGGTTGTTTATCAAAATCATTTCCTTGTAAGGTTGTATCAAAATCTAAAAGAGAAGTGTTAATTCCTAAATCAGTAAAAGCCGTTTTAAATACTTTGCTAATCTCTAACGCTTCTAATTTTGATATATCCAATTCATCATAACCTTCAACAACCAATATTTTTTCAAAAGCTTTGTAAATCTCAGTATTCGTTCTATTTCCTTCTATTTTTTTAAAATTAACACTGTAGTCAGATTTTTTGAGCCCACAGAAAGTAATGAATTGACTATCTGAAAAATTTTCTTTAAAAAGTAATTCTTTTGCCAATTGTTGCTTTAATTCTTCTTCTAGAAGAAAGGGTTCTTTTGTAATTTCATTTTTAACAATGATATTATTGATGTTTTGCCATATTCTAAATTCTTGAAACAACGGAGACGATTTTGGTATTGCTTTGTGTCCTTTTTCAAATTCACAGAAACTAACTAAATGTTTTTGCGATTTTAATTTTCTTTGATAGAAAATAGTAATATCTCTTATTTCTTTTTTTAAGTCCTCATTTAATTCTGGATGAAATTTAGCTTGAGTTTCCCATATTTTTTCAAATTCATCCAAGTAATCTTGTCTGTAAAAAACTTGATTTTTTAGTTTTGCATGATTATCATCTTTTAACTGTCGGTATAAAAATTGCCCCACAGTTTCTTGGTTAAAATACAATTCCTTGCTTCGGTCGCTAATAGCTCCTAAATAACCACTAGATTTATTGATTTGATTATTAATTTCAGTTATAATAAAAGCTATAATTTCAAGGTTCAATTGTTCCGTTAAAGCTTCTTTTCTCCATTTATAATGTTGTAATTTGGTTTCTTCTCTCGAACCTTTATTTTCTGCCAAAGGAATATTCAATGTTTTTGAAAAATATTGTGAAGTTGCCGTTCTGTTTTTTCCTTGAATAGCTTCTAGTAAATCTTCATTAATTATATCAGGATGAAATTGATTTTGGAATACAATAATTTTTTCTAATTCCTTTTGTAAATCGGAACGATAAAAATCGGGTATAAATGTTTTTCCTTTAGATAAGGAAGCAAACACCCATTGCCCTGGGGTGTAATTATTATCAAACAATTCTTTGGCAATCTTCATACCATCAATAGCATCTCCTTCTTCAATAGTTTTCGCTTTTCTACTGCTTTTATATCCTCTTTTTTTATTAATCATAAGCAAAACTTTTACCAGTTCTTCTTTAGATAGTGCTTCATTAACGGCTTTTGCTCGTAATTTATAAGATAAAAATGTAGTAGCTGTTCCTGTTTCTGCATATACAAAATCAAATGGAATGAATTTTATTTCCTTAAAAATTTCCAACAAATTATCTCTTCTTTGTTTGAAACGCTGTAGATTTCTTCTTGCACCACGTTTTAATGTTCGATCT is a genomic window of Flavobacterium jumunjinense containing:
- the cas9 gene encoding type II CRISPR RNA-guided endonuclease Cas9 (Cas9, originally named Csn1, is the large, multifunctional signature protein of type II CRISPR/Cas systems. It is well known even to general audiences because its RNA-guided endonuclease activity has made it a popular tool for custom editing of eukaryotic genomes.): MKKILGLDLGTTSIGWAFIKEAENDNETSKIINTGVRIVSLTTDEESDFKKGNTISINADRTLKRGARRNLQRFKQRRDNLLEIFKEIKFIPFDFVYAETGTATTFLSYKLRAKAVNEALSKEELVKVLLMINKKRGYKSSRKAKTIEEGDAIDGMKIAKELFDNNYTPGQWVFASLSKGKTFIPDFYRSDLQKELEKIIVFQNQFHPDIINEDLLEAIQGKNRTATSQYFSKTLNIPLAENKGSREETKLQHYKWRKEALTEQLNLEIIAFIITEINNQINKSSGYLGAISDRSKELYFNQETVGQFLYRQLKDDNHAKLKNQVFYRQDYLDEFEKIWETQAKFHPELNEDLKKEIRDITIFYQRKLKSQKHLVSFCEFEKGHKAIPKSSPLFQEFRIWQNINNIIVKNEITKEPFLLEEELKQQLAKELLFKENFSDSQFITFCGLKKSDYSVNFKKIEGNRTNTEIYKAFEKILVVEGYDELDISKLEALEISKVFKTAFTDLGINTSLLDFDTTLQGNDFDKQPYYQLWHLLYAAEDDDKLKESLKSKFGFKEEHLPFLLNIKLQADYGSMSARAIKKVLPHLMDGHIYNKACLLTGYNHSSSLTKEQNNDRVLKDTVELLKKNSLRNPVVEKILNQMINVINAIISDPTMGKPDEIRVELARELKNNNEQRKEMTNSINKATAEHEKIRKLLHTEFGILRVTRNDIIRYKLWKETDGISLYTGQPIEASKLFTKEYDIEHIIPKSRLFDDSFSNKTICERQLNIDKSNKTAYSFLQEKLPTEEFEQFEQRVKSFYGKISRTKQSKLLMADHEIPEGFIDRQLRETQYIAKKAKEILLEVARNVTGTIGSVTDKLRDDWELVEVMKELNWNKYDKLGLTYEDKGKNGERLYKIKDWSKRNDHRHHAMDALTVAFTKPAYIQYLNNLNAKTQGEQKAKSIVGIENKYLYRDKNNKLRFIAPIPNFREEAKKHLERILISYKAKNKVVTNNKNSSKIKEGVLEKIQLTPRGQLHKETIYGKLQQYVTKEEKVNASFDEKRIQLVAKKQYRELLLKRLKENSNDPKKAFTGKNSLAKTPIYSSLENNSVVPEKVKLVWLEDNYTIRKDITPDLKIDKVIDVGLKKILQARLDEFGGDAKKAFVNLEENPIWQNKEKRIALKRVTISGVSNALALHTKKDHFGNEILGGNGKPIPVDFVSTGNNHHVAIYRDEKGNLQEEVVSFFDAVVRKNLGLPIINKDHEKGWKFLFSMKQNEFFVFPSDTFNPQEIDLLNPDNYHLISANVFRVQKFTIKDYFFRHHLETTVEDNKDLKDISFKRVGLNGINNIIKIRINHLGQIVQIGEY